Proteins from one Embleya scabrispora genomic window:
- the purD gene encoding phosphoribosylamine--glycine ligase, with product MKVLVIGSGAREHALCRSLSLDSAVSAVYCAPGNAGIAQVAELRQVDALNAGDVADLAQRLGVDLVVVGPEAPLVAGVADAVRARGIDCFGPSGTAARLEGSKAFAKEVMAAAGVPTARSYVCTTAEEAERALDAFGPPYVVKDDGLAAGKGVVVTDDLDVARAHAASCDRVVIEEFLDGPEVSLFVLCDGDDVVALQPAQDFKRVGDEDAGPNTGGMGAYTPLPWAPQGLTEDLVRTVAQPTVDEMRRRGTPFSGVLFIGLALTSRGPRVIEYNCRFGDPETQVVLASLATPLAGVLHAAATGRLGELEPLRWHEGAAVTVVVAAENYPATPRTGDPIKGLAEVAKLPHTYVLHGGTRRGEGGEVLSSGGRVLSITGTGATLEQARHHAYEGVALIGLPGSHHRTDIAAKASRGEISVAGYPPQG from the coding sequence GTGAAGGTCCTCGTGATTGGCAGCGGTGCCCGTGAGCACGCCCTGTGCCGCTCGCTCTCCCTCGACTCCGCGGTGTCCGCCGTCTACTGCGCGCCCGGCAACGCGGGCATCGCCCAGGTGGCCGAACTGCGCCAGGTCGACGCCCTCAACGCCGGGGACGTCGCCGACCTCGCCCAGCGCCTCGGTGTCGACCTCGTCGTGGTCGGCCCCGAGGCCCCGCTGGTCGCCGGGGTCGCCGACGCCGTGCGCGCGCGGGGCATCGACTGCTTCGGCCCGTCCGGCACCGCCGCGCGGCTGGAAGGCTCCAAGGCGTTCGCCAAGGAGGTGATGGCCGCCGCCGGCGTGCCCACCGCCCGCAGCTACGTGTGCACCACCGCCGAGGAGGCCGAACGCGCCCTCGACGCGTTCGGGCCGCCCTACGTGGTCAAGGACGACGGCCTCGCCGCCGGCAAGGGCGTCGTGGTCACCGACGACCTCGACGTCGCCCGCGCGCACGCCGCGTCCTGCGACCGGGTGGTGATCGAGGAGTTCCTGGACGGCCCCGAGGTCTCGCTGTTCGTGCTCTGCGACGGCGACGACGTGGTGGCCCTCCAGCCCGCCCAGGACTTCAAGCGGGTCGGCGACGAGGACGCGGGCCCCAACACCGGGGGCATGGGCGCCTACACCCCGCTCCCGTGGGCCCCCCAGGGCCTGACCGAAGACCTGGTGCGCACCGTCGCCCAGCCCACCGTGGACGAGATGCGCCGCCGCGGCACCCCGTTCTCCGGCGTGTTGTTCATCGGCCTGGCGCTCACCTCGCGCGGCCCGCGCGTGATCGAGTACAACTGCCGCTTCGGCGATCCCGAGACCCAGGTCGTGCTGGCGAGCCTGGCCACCCCGCTGGCCGGCGTGCTGCACGCCGCCGCGACCGGGCGCCTGGGCGAGTTGGAGCCGCTGCGCTGGCACGAGGGCGCGGCGGTGACCGTGGTGGTGGCCGCCGAGAACTATCCCGCCACCCCGCGCACGGGCGACCCGATCAAGGGCCTGGCCGAGGTCGCCAAGCTCCCGCACACCTACGTCCTGCACGGCGGCACCCGCCGCGGCGAGGGCGGCGAGGTGCTGTCCTCCGGCGGCCGGGTGCTCTCGATCACCGGCACCGGGGCGACGCTGGAGCAGGCCCGGCACCACGCGTACGAGGGGGTGGCCCTGATCGGCCTGCCCGGCTCGCACCACCGCACCGACATCGCCGCCAAGGCGAGCCGGGGCGAGATCTCGGTCGCCGGCTACCCGCCCCAGGGCTGA
- a CDS encoding GntR family transcriptional regulator produces MQSAQGSVLDGGLLPGPADPGGAQAPLRRISLRQEIAEVLSDDLVTGRLPAGTSLTVNETAQRFGVSATPVREALIQLAAQGLLLGGHHRGFQVCRFTWTDFAEIVESRRLLGVPLIGRIARTAPDEAMPVLRALGARLDGAHWNGDVSEVALLDRRFFGELGRWSGNRRLADVLAVFRVQAWMYIVPYLRDAPPTASGWGRYRELADRVAARDAEGSMALMRDYTSAGRRLARELADAH; encoded by the coding sequence GTGCAGTCGGCACAGGGCAGTGTTTTAGACGGCGGCCTGCTTCCCGGCCCGGCCGATCCCGGCGGTGCGCAGGCTCCGTTGCGGCGGATCAGCCTGCGCCAGGAGATCGCCGAGGTGTTGAGCGACGACCTGGTGACGGGCCGGCTGCCGGCCGGTACCTCGCTCACCGTCAACGAGACCGCGCAACGTTTCGGGGTGTCGGCGACCCCCGTGCGCGAGGCGCTGATCCAACTGGCCGCGCAGGGCCTGCTGCTCGGCGGCCACCATCGCGGCTTCCAGGTCTGCCGGTTCACCTGGACCGACTTCGCCGAGATCGTCGAGTCGCGCCGACTGCTCGGCGTGCCGCTGATCGGCCGGATCGCCCGGACCGCGCCGGACGAGGCGATGCCGGTGCTGCGCGCGCTCGGTGCCCGACTCGACGGCGCGCACTGGAACGGCGACGTGTCCGAGGTCGCGCTGCTCGACCGGAGGTTCTTCGGCGAACTGGGTCGCTGGAGCGGCAATCGCCGACTCGCCGACGTGCTCGCGGTCTTTCGGGTCCAGGCCTGGATGTACATCGTCCCCTACCTGCGCGACGCCCCGCCGACCGCGTCGGGCTGGGGCCGCTATCGCGAACTCGCCGACCGCGTCGCCGCGCGGGACGCGGAGGGATCGATGGCCCTGATGCGCGACTACACCTCGGCCGGTCGCCGGCTCGCCCGCGAACTCGCGGACGCGCACTGA